GCATTGTCCCGCCAGTGGATCGAGTCGCGCAGGCCCCAGATCGTCACGCCGTCGACCGACGGGTGCTCGAACGCGCCTTCCAGCACGTTGGCCGTGACCTCGGCCTGTTGCGCGGGGGTGGCTGAGGTCCAGCCGTTGGTGTTGATGTCGAGCTCGGTGATTTCGATGCGCAGGCCCGGCAGACCATCGGGGTGATTGGCCGTTGCAGGCATCGGCGCGGCCAGCAGATCGAGGCGGCGTTTGATCTGCTCCTTGCTGATGTAGCGATCCATGTGCGCCTGCAGACCGATACCGTAAACCGGACCGCCCGCATCGCGCACGGCGTCGACGAAGTTTTTATAGGCGATCACGTCGGAATCGTTCTCCTGCCAGAAGTTGAGGATGTTGTATTCGTTGAAGAACAACTGCGCCGCCGGCTGCGCCTGCTGGGCGAGTTTGAACCACTCGGCGACCTCGGCCGCCTGTTCCGCGACCAAGGTGGTGTTGGTCGAGCCCGGCACCGCTTTTTCAATGATGAACTCCCGCTCGTGGAAGTGCTCGTTGTAGAGATCGAAATTCACCACTCCGGTGTCCTTCAGCTCGGTGTGATACTCCGTCACATGATTGCGGATACGGGTCTTGGCCGCTGCGGCATCGGTCTGGTTGCGCAGGTCGGACGGCACCTGGTAGGAGGCGCCCCAGATGGTGACGTGGCCTCGCACGCGGAAGTCGTAGTCACTGTTGAAGGGTTTAAAGGCCATCGCGTCGCTGATGGTCGCGCGAGTGGTGTCCCAGGGACGGCCCTCCACATAGGTCCACTTCATGTAGTTACCGAAGGTGAGCGAGTTGAAGTAGGTCTGCAGCGCATCGAGTCCCCGCACATCATATTCGGACTGACCTTGGTAAAGCTCGCCATACACGACAGCGGTGCCGAAGCGGAAGGAAGGGTTGAGCATCTCCACCTGCACGGTCGCGCCCTGCAACGGCGCGTCGTCCTGGTTCGTCACCTGCACCTCTAGGGTGCTTTGGCGATGGGAGAGATCCTGACCGTGGAGCCAGGCACCAGTGGTTCCCAGCAGCGAGAGAGCAAACGTCGACAGACGCAGGCGAAACGAGGCCGTCATAATGAAGGGTATAAGGGGTTAAAAGGGGGCGGGAGCGGTAATCTTGCCGCGACGCGGCGCGGGGCAACCTGTCCTTCGGTTCTAAAATAAGCACAGCCCGAAAAAGCGGCTCTACGTTGCGTCTTGCCCGATCGAATCCACCTTAGCCGCCATGCGTTTGCCTTTCCGCTGTCTCCTCGCCGCGCCCCTCGTGGTGGCGACCGTTATCGCCCAAGCTCCCTTCAGTCCGCGGCTGCTGCAGGACGATTCCATCTGGGGTGACGGCAAGGCCGAGGTGACGGTCTTTGCGGCGCAGGAGAAACGTTATGGCGAACTGCGCGAAACAGAGGTGCGCCACATCGTGGTGCGCGAAGACTTTGCCGCCGACGCGCAGGTCAAAGCCGACAACTGGCAGGCTCCCGGCACCTACCCGGTCATCAAACTCAACCAGATCATCACCGTGCCCACCGGCACCTACCGCTACGATCAGGGCCATTCCGCTTTCTGGCGGGTGAGCGACGGACAACTCATCAAGTTCGCCTCCACCACCAACGACTCCTGCGGCCTAAGCTACAAACAGGGCAACCTCACCGCGGGGGACTGGCACTACCGCGCCTTCACCTACTGGGAAGGTATGAGCGAGGTGGATACCACCGCCGCCGCCCCGGTCGGCGCCCTCACCTACGACGAGTTGCCTTTCAAACTCCGCACCCTCGACTGGGGCAAAACCACCCTCTTCGAAGCGCCGCTGCTGGAAACGGTGATCGACTCCAAAGCCGACACCCTCGCCTGGGCCCCGGCGGCCTTCGCCATCCAACGCGTGCCCGACGGCTGGCGCGTCACGGTGAGTCACGCCCACGGCACCGACCGCCTCACCTTCGATCGCGAGAGTCCCCACACCCTGCGCCGCTGGATCCGCTGGGACGGCAGCCGCCTCGAACGCACGCACACCATTCGCCTCCCCTACTGGCAACTCAACCAACCCGGCGACGAACACTACCTGCAACCCGGCGCCACGTATCCGTGACCGCGAGGCGTTTGCCCGCGCAGCCGCACTGGCGGATGAATCAGGCGTTCTGTTCAAACCCAGCGAGATTTTTTCTGATTCCAGCCAGCCCGAAATTGAGCCTGACCTCCTTCGCCCGAGCGGCACATTCGCGGCATGCGTTCCGCCGCCATTGCGACCCTCGCCTTATCGATTCTCGCCCTGCCCCAAACGCTTCTGAGCTGGGACACCGTCCTGCAATTCCCCAATGATGAGGGGCTGTGGGGATATCCCCGCAGCTCCCCCGCGGATAACGCTCCGTCCCCCGGTCTCGCCACCGGCGAAAACGGGGTGATCTACCACGCCGTTTTTGGCGCGGACACCGCGCGCAACCCCACTCGCGCCTACCCTGCCATCGAATGGGATACGCCGCCCTTATTTGGGGGATACATGCTGTATTCGGAAAACCACTCCAACGGCAGCTTCGGTCCCAACTTCGTGTGCACGATCAGCGCTTCAGCCAACGGCCACGGCGCCATTTCACTGCCCGTAACCGAAATCATCAAGACCGGCACCACCGGCACGCTCACCAACGTAGTGCTCGGCACGCTTGTAACTCCGACCGC
This portion of the Actomonas aquatica genome encodes:
- a CDS encoding endo-1,4-beta-xylanase, encoding MTASFRLRLSTFALSLLGTTGAWLHGQDLSHRQSTLEVQVTNQDDAPLQGATVQVEMLNPSFRFGTAVVYGELYQGQSEYDVRGLDALQTYFNSLTFGNYMKWTYVEGRPWDTTRATISDAMAFKPFNSDYDFRVRGHVTIWGASYQVPSDLRNQTDAAAAKTRIRNHVTEYHTELKDTGVVNFDLYNEHFHEREFIIEKAVPGSTNTTLVAEQAAEVAEWFKLAQQAQPAAQLFFNEYNILNFWQENDSDVIAYKNFVDAVRDAGGPVYGIGLQAHMDRYISKEQIKRRLDLLAAPMPATANHPDGLPGLRIEITELDINTNGWTSATPAQQAEVTANVLEGAFEHPSVDGVTIWGLRDSIHWRDNAIFFDDTDDSNWVIKPSGQVWVDRVKGTWWTDLNGLSDASGDFTGTVFKGQHRITVTYNGETQTFVRDLSSDQTLDVEFNTTPPDTSGSYLTNLSVRAPLDAGQNLSLGFVVDGGSKSVLARVAGPSLAAYNVSGTMPDPRLSVQEGPTVIAANDDWVYADIFDTANAVGGFPFVVDSKDAAVIANVSGSKTVEITGDEGGVILSEVYDPAASATGPRLVNVSALTYTGPGDKVLTAGFTVGGPGHARVLIRGVGPELNSRFGVPGVLANPQITVYDAARNVIATNDDWDASLATLMGDLGAFPLTAGSTDAALLLVVEAGGQGYTVQVNGADGGDGTALIEVYEVR